From Ramlibacter tataouinensis, the proteins below share one genomic window:
- the rng gene encoding ribonuclease G has translation MQQDILINWAPQETRVAIVEHGAVQELHVERTLERGLVGNVYLGKVARVLPGMQSAFIDIGLERAAFLHVADVWHRQPDGEPPGFARNSAPLVPIERQVFEGQAIMVQVIKDPIGTKGARLSTQISIAGRLLVFLPQDDHVGVSQKIPSVQRDALRTRLQALVGQEGGGFILRTNGEESSDAELADDIAYLRKTWARIRDSATRLPPASLLHQDLNLLQRVLRDLVTEDTQTIRIDSREQFTSLQSFGREFMPKAAERLQLYKGERPIFDLYSIDDEIAKALGRRVELKSGGYLIVDQTEALTTVDVNTGGFVGARNFDDTIFKTNLEAAQAIARQLRLRNLGGIIIVDFIDMAREDHRDSVLAEFRKQLSRDRVKTMAGGFSQLGLVEMTRKRTRESLAHMLCEPCPACEGKGTVKTARSVAYDILREILREARQFDPREYRVVASPKVIELFLDEESQHLAGLSDFIGKPISLQSETAMSQEQYDIVLL, from the coding sequence ATGCAACAGGACATCCTGATCAACTGGGCACCGCAGGAAACGCGGGTAGCCATCGTGGAACACGGCGCGGTGCAGGAACTGCACGTGGAACGCACGCTGGAACGGGGCCTGGTCGGCAACGTGTACCTGGGCAAGGTGGCGCGGGTGCTGCCCGGCATGCAGTCGGCCTTCATCGACATCGGCCTGGAGCGGGCGGCCTTCCTGCACGTGGCGGACGTCTGGCACCGCCAGCCCGATGGCGAGCCGCCCGGCTTCGCGCGCAATTCGGCGCCGCTGGTGCCGATCGAGCGGCAGGTGTTCGAGGGCCAGGCCATCATGGTGCAGGTGATCAAGGACCCGATCGGCACCAAAGGTGCGCGGCTGTCCACGCAGATCAGCATCGCCGGGAGGCTGCTGGTGTTCCTGCCGCAGGACGATCACGTGGGCGTGTCGCAGAAGATCCCCTCGGTGCAGCGCGATGCCCTGCGCACGCGCCTGCAGGCGCTGGTCGGCCAGGAAGGCGGCGGCTTCATCCTGCGCACCAACGGCGAGGAGTCCTCGGACGCGGAACTGGCCGACGACATCGCCTACCTGCGCAAGACCTGGGCGCGCATCCGCGACTCGGCGACCCGGCTGCCGCCGGCCTCGCTGCTGCACCAGGACCTGAACCTGCTGCAGCGCGTGCTGCGCGACCTGGTGACCGAGGACACCCAGACCATCCGGATCGACTCGCGCGAGCAGTTCACCAGCCTGCAGTCCTTCGGGCGCGAGTTCATGCCGAAGGCGGCCGAGCGCCTGCAGCTGTACAAGGGCGAGCGGCCGATCTTCGACCTGTACTCGATCGACGACGAGATCGCCAAGGCGCTGGGCCGCCGCGTCGAGCTGAAATCCGGCGGCTACCTGATCGTCGACCAGACCGAGGCCCTGACCACGGTGGACGTGAACACCGGCGGCTTCGTGGGCGCGCGCAACTTCGACGACACCATCTTCAAGACCAACCTGGAGGCCGCGCAGGCCATCGCCCGGCAGCTGCGGCTGCGTAACCTGGGCGGCATCATCATCGTCGACTTCATCGACATGGCGCGCGAGGACCACCGGGATTCCGTGCTCGCCGAATTCCGCAAGCAGCTCTCCCGCGACCGGGTCAAGACCATGGCGGGCGGCTTCTCGCAGCTGGGGCTGGTCGAGATGACGCGCAAGCGCACCCGCGAGTCGCTGGCCCACATGCTGTGCGAGCCTTGCCCGGCCTGCGAGGGCAAGGGCACGGTCAAGACCGCGCGCAGCGTCGCCTACGACATCCTGCGCGAGATCCTGCGCGAGGCCCGCCAGTTCGACCCGCGCGAATACCGCGTGGTGGCCTCGCCCAAGGTGATCGAGTTGTTCCTGGACGAAGAAAGCCAGCATCTGGCGGGGCTGTCGGACTTCATCGGCAAGCCGATCTCGCTGCAAAGCGAGACCGCGATGTCGCAGGAGCAGTACGACATCGTGCTGCTGTAG
- a CDS encoding Maf family protein — MSDFIYLASQSPRRRQLLEQLGVRHELLLPDGHEDSEALEAVRPGEAPVSYVRRVTALKLDAAVERLKRRGLPPAPVLCSDTTVALGRRIYGKPEDERDAARMLRELSGSTHRVLTAVALQSGRKRVETLSDSRVTFARLTPAQVRDYVASGEPMGKAGAYAIQGRAAAHVARICGSYSGIMGLPMHETAQLLRSLRVAPFDRV; from the coding sequence GTGAGTGACTTCATCTATCTCGCCTCGCAGAGCCCACGCCGGCGCCAGTTGCTGGAGCAGCTGGGCGTGCGGCACGAACTGCTGCTGCCGGATGGCCACGAGGACAGCGAGGCGCTGGAGGCGGTGCGCCCGGGCGAGGCGCCGGTGAGCTACGTGCGCCGCGTCACCGCCCTGAAGCTGGACGCCGCGGTGGAGCGCCTGAAGCGGCGCGGCTTGCCGCCGGCGCCCGTGCTCTGCTCCGATACCACCGTGGCGCTGGGGCGCAGGATCTACGGCAAGCCCGAGGACGAGCGCGACGCGGCCCGCATGCTGCGCGAGCTCTCCGGCAGCACGCACCGCGTCCTCACGGCCGTGGCGCTGCAATCGGGCCGCAAGCGCGTGGAAACGCTCAGCGATTCGCGCGTCACCTTCGCCCGGCTCACGCCGGCGCAGGTCAGGGACTATGTGGCCAGCGGCGAGCCCATGGGCAAGGCCGGGGCCTATGCGATCCAGGGCCGCGCCGCCGCCCACGTCGCGCGCATCTGCGGCAGCTACTCCGGGATCATGGGCCTGCCGATGCACGAGACCGCGCAGTTGCTGCGGTCCCTGCGTGTCGCGCCGTTCGATCGGGTGTAA
- a CDS encoding glycosyltransferase family 9 protein, with the protein MKPAPAPRQVLVVATRQIGDVLLTTPLIRAARGLWPQARIDVLGFKGTLGMLRGNPDVAELIETPARLGLRGGLAFVRRLWRRYDLALVTDAGDRAHLMAWIAARRRSGLLPQGHGSDWWKRALLDHVVLAAGDRGDRHVVAEKLDLIAPWLPSQAGAPTVVPPAGAPLPGDIAAAVQAGCVIVHAPSMWAYKQWPLPHYEQLIRELLAQGRQVVLTGSASERDQQCIAPLRGLAPAPQLLDVSGRLDFNQLAGLMQDACLYIGPDTSVSHLAAATGVPVIAIFGPTNPVRWGPWPTGVDAGEGYERAVPLQRLGNVILMQSSLSCVPCGRAGCEDHRQSRSDCLIDITPERVLAQAQRILDERGGTKRCARLAP; encoded by the coding sequence ATGAAGCCGGCGCCGGCGCCCCGGCAGGTGCTCGTGGTCGCCACGCGGCAGATCGGCGATGTGCTGCTCACCACGCCCCTGATCCGGGCCGCCCGCGGCCTGTGGCCCCAGGCGCGCATCGACGTGCTGGGTTTCAAGGGCACCCTGGGCATGCTGCGCGGCAATCCCGACGTCGCCGAACTGATCGAAACGCCCGCGCGCCTGGGGCTGCGGGGCGGCCTGGCCTTCGTGCGGCGCCTGTGGCGGCGCTATGACCTCGCGCTGGTGACCGATGCCGGCGACCGCGCGCACCTGATGGCCTGGATCGCCGCCCGGCGGCGCAGCGGCCTCCTGCCGCAGGGCCACGGCAGCGACTGGTGGAAGCGCGCCCTGCTCGATCACGTGGTGCTGGCCGCCGGCGACCGCGGCGACCGGCACGTGGTCGCCGAGAAGCTCGACCTGATCGCGCCCTGGCTGCCATCACAGGCCGGCGCGCCTACGGTGGTGCCGCCGGCCGGCGCGCCGCTGCCCGGCGACATCGCCGCCGCCGTGCAGGCCGGCTGCGTGATCGTGCACGCACCGTCCATGTGGGCCTACAAGCAGTGGCCCCTCCCCCACTATGAGCAGCTGATCCGCGAACTGCTGGCCCAGGGCCGGCAGGTGGTGCTGACCGGCAGCGCGAGCGAGCGCGACCAGCAATGCATCGCGCCCCTGCGCGGGCTGGCGCCGGCACCGCAGCTGCTCGACGTGTCGGGGCGGCTCGACTTCAACCAGCTGGCCGGATTGATGCAGGACGCCTGTCTCTACATCGGGCCGGACACCTCGGTCTCGCACCTGGCCGCGGCGACGGGCGTGCCGGTGATCGCGATCTTCGGCCCCACCAACCCGGTGCGCTGGGGCCCCTGGCCGACCGGGGTCGATGCCGGCGAAGGCTACGAGCGGGCCGTCCCGCTGCAGCGGCTGGGCAACGTGATCCTGATGCAAAGCAGCCTGTCCTGCGTGCCCTGCGGCCGCGCCGGATGCGAGGACCACCGCCAGAGCCGCAGCGACTGCCTCATCGATATCACGCCGGAGCGCGTGCTGGCGCAGGCGCAGCGCATCCTGGATGAGCGCGGCGGCACCAAGCGCTGCGCTAGACTCGCGCCATAG
- the hemF gene encoding oxygen-dependent coproporphyrinogen oxidase — translation MSNGSDGVRAWLLDLQRRITSTCGEIDGRLFFEDAWKKEPGETLQGEGITMITEGGPVFERAGCGFSHVRGPKLPPSATQHRPELAGSSFEAMGVSLVFHPRNPYAPTVHMNVRCLRALPHQGEPVHWFGGGMDLTPYYGFEEDAVHFHSACKRSLEPFGADKYPRFKTWCDEYFCLRHRAEQRGVGGIFFDDFAEGGFDNAFAMTRSVGDAFLDAYLPILMRRKDTPFGERERGFQLYRRGRYVEFNLVWDRGTHFGLQSGGRSESILLSMPPLVSWSYGAQPQAGSPEAELYTKFLVRRDWV, via the coding sequence ATGAGCAACGGTTCCGACGGCGTGCGCGCCTGGCTGCTCGACCTGCAGCGCCGCATCACGTCCACCTGCGGCGAGATCGACGGCAGGCTTTTCTTCGAGGACGCCTGGAAGAAGGAGCCCGGCGAGACGCTGCAAGGCGAGGGCATCACCATGATCACCGAGGGCGGCCCGGTGTTCGAGCGCGCCGGTTGCGGCTTCTCGCATGTGCGCGGCCCCAAGCTGCCGCCCTCGGCGACCCAGCACCGGCCGGAGCTGGCCGGCTCCTCGTTCGAGGCCATGGGCGTGTCGCTGGTGTTCCATCCGCGCAACCCGTATGCGCCCACGGTGCACATGAACGTGCGCTGCCTGCGCGCGCTGCCCCATCAGGGCGAGCCGGTGCACTGGTTCGGCGGCGGCATGGACCTCACGCCCTACTACGGCTTCGAGGAAGACGCGGTGCACTTCCATTCGGCCTGCAAGCGCTCGCTGGAGCCGTTCGGCGCCGACAAGTACCCGCGCTTCAAGACCTGGTGCGACGAGTACTTCTGCCTGCGGCACCGCGCCGAACAGCGCGGCGTGGGCGGCATCTTCTTCGACGATTTCGCCGAGGGTGGTTTCGACAACGCCTTCGCCATGACGCGCTCGGTCGGCGACGCCTTCCTGGACGCCTACCTGCCCATCCTCATGCGGCGCAAGGACACGCCCTTCGGAGAGCGCGAGCGCGGCTTCCAGCTCTATCGGCGCGGCCGCTACGTCGAGTTCAACCTGGTGTGGGACCGTGGCACCCACTTCGGGCTGCAGTCGGGCGGCCGCTCGGAGTCCATCCTGCTGTCCATGCCGCCGCTGGTGAGCTGGTCCTACGGCGCGCAGCCGCAGGCCGGTTCGCCCGAAGCCGAGCTCTACACGAAGTTCCTGGTGCGAAGGGACTGGGTGTGA
- the nadD gene encoding nicotinate-nucleotide adenylyltransferase, with product MTQPPRLGVFGGAFDPPHKAHVVLAQAALEQLQLDELRIFPTGSAWHRAQALTAPEHRLAMAQLAFGQLPRTVIDERELRRAGPTYTVDTLRELQAERAGAQLFLVLGEDQAITLTRWREWEAIVQMATLCVAARPDARAHANLAPAGVPEQAQVRPLRLPSMPESATEVRERLAQHLPVTHLVPSGVASYIARHHLYQNQEH from the coding sequence GTGACGCAGCCGCCGCGGCTGGGCGTGTTCGGCGGGGCCTTCGATCCGCCGCACAAGGCCCATGTTGTGCTGGCGCAGGCGGCCCTCGAACAACTGCAGCTGGACGAACTGCGGATCTTCCCGACCGGCAGCGCCTGGCACCGGGCGCAGGCACTGACGGCGCCGGAACACCGGCTGGCCATGGCGCAACTGGCCTTCGGGCAGCTGCCCCGGACCGTGATCGACGAGCGCGAACTGCGGCGTGCCGGCCCGACCTACACCGTCGACACGCTGCGGGAACTGCAGGCCGAGCGGGCCGGCGCGCAGCTGTTCCTGGTGCTGGGCGAGGACCAGGCCATCACGCTCACCCGCTGGCGCGAGTGGGAAGCTATCGTGCAGATGGCCACCCTGTGCGTGGCGGCGCGGCCGGATGCGCGCGCGCACGCCAACCTGGCACCCGCCGGTGTGCCGGAACAAGCGCAGGTGCGGCCGCTTCGACTGCCGAGCATGCCCGAGAGCGCGACCGAGGTGCGCGAGCGGCTGGCCCAGCACTTGCCCGTCACCCATTTGGTCCCGTCCGGCGTGGCAAGTTATATTGCGCGCCATCACCTTTACCAAAACCAAGAACACTGA
- the rsfS gene encoding ribosome silencing factor produces MTQESAVRKDTQRLQRAIVDGLEDVKAQNIAVFNTEHLSPLFERVIVASGTSNRQTKALAASVRDAVREAGFPKPRIEGEENGEWIIVDCGAAVAHIMQPAIRQYYHLEEIWGEKPVRLKFGAPKPAPAESERVTPKKAAGKTTTAKKAALKTAPAKAPSKATAKKATGAKTPAKTRAKAPVKAPVKAGVKAGVKAGVKAGVKAGAKTTAKTSARTAAKKAPAKKTSAPRKTR; encoded by the coding sequence ATGACCCAGGAAAGCGCCGTCCGGAAAGACACACAGCGATTGCAGCGAGCCATCGTCGATGGCCTGGAGGACGTGAAGGCGCAGAACATCGCGGTGTTCAACACGGAACACCTCTCGCCCCTGTTCGAGCGCGTCATCGTCGCCTCGGGCACCTCCAACCGGCAGACCAAGGCGCTGGCCGCGAGCGTGCGTGACGCGGTGCGCGAAGCCGGATTCCCGAAGCCGCGCATCGAGGGCGAGGAAAACGGCGAGTGGATCATCGTCGACTGCGGCGCGGCCGTCGCCCACATCATGCAGCCGGCCATCCGCCAGTACTACCATCTCGAAGAGATCTGGGGCGAGAAGCCCGTGCGGCTGAAGTTCGGCGCGCCCAAACCCGCGCCGGCGGAAAGCGAACGGGTGACGCCCAAGAAGGCCGCCGGCAAGACGACGACGGCGAAGAAAGCGGCACTGAAGACCGCGCCCGCCAAGGCACCGAGCAAGGCAACTGCGAAGAAAGCCACCGGGGCGAAGACCCCGGCCAAGACAAGGGCCAAGGCGCCCGTGAAGGCGCCCGTGAAGGCAGGCGTGAAGGCAGGCGTGAAGGCAGGCGTGAAGGCAGGCGTGAAGGCAGGCGCCAAGACGACGGCCAAGACCTCCGCCAGGACGGCCGCGAAGAAAGCCCCCGCGAAGAAGACCTCCGCGCCGCGCAAGACGCGCTGA
- the rlmH gene encoding 23S rRNA (pseudouridine(1915)-N(3))-methyltransferase RlmH, with protein sequence MKLVVVAVGQRVPDWAQAAWDDYAKRFPPELRVELKAVKTEPRASKTVESIYAAERRRIESAIPKGAQVVALDERGTALTTVALAQRLKAWQLQGGDVALVIGGPDGLDPAFRQAAHERIRLSDLTLPHAMVRVLLVEQLYRAWSINANHPYHRE encoded by the coding sequence ATGAAGTTGGTCGTCGTGGCCGTGGGCCAGCGGGTGCCCGACTGGGCACAGGCGGCCTGGGACGACTACGCCAAGCGCTTCCCGCCGGAGCTGCGCGTCGAGCTCAAGGCGGTGAAGACCGAGCCGCGCGCCTCCAAGACGGTCGAGTCCATCTACGCCGCCGAGCGCCGCCGCATCGAAAGCGCGATTCCCAAGGGCGCCCAGGTGGTGGCGCTGGACGAGCGCGGCACGGCCCTGACCACCGTGGCGCTGGCGCAGCGACTGAAGGCCTGGCAACTGCAGGGGGGCGATGTCGCCCTGGTGATCGGCGGCCCCGACGGCCTCGATCCCGCGTTCAGGCAGGCGGCCCACGAGCGCATCCGCCTGTCGGACCTGACCCTGCCGCATGCCATGGTGCGCGTGCTGCTGGTGGAGCAGCTCTATCGCGCCTGGTCGATCAACGCCAACCATCCCTACCACCGTGAGTGA
- a CDS encoding O-antigen ligase family protein, whose translation MAVLGQTHPDRSMALAAPSRALMTARGLLMAMAVALMYSPPVVVALQVALLVTFLASSELRARFAAVCRQPMVIGMFAFYLMLVVAATYSIAPLPDAARMLNGWRKLLLLPAAAAVFDDPGAKLRIALLLVMATVIGALLSYGSLLSGIPLQSSDPIPGIVARNHATQGMLFAVGAFVAAALAQFGPFERRGRVLLTAAAVLLTTNVAFTTHGRSGYLVLMACALALAVFALRRPSARTRWVAVVMLAAVVAVLLGAPKAQQRVHQAVTEINTYSQLPDRTEVGIRVHFWKNTLEMIGQRPLLGVGTDGFLTAYRHQVADKTGVAATETSDPHNQFLKIAAEQGLIGLAVFLAFLLATAVLQRPDPVYRLLGLGVLFAWCASSMATSHFSTFAEGTFIYLWLGAMLSDPGSVRRRKT comes from the coding sequence ATGGCAGTACTGGGACAGACGCATCCCGACCGAAGCATGGCCCTGGCGGCGCCCTCACGCGCGCTCATGACCGCGCGCGGGCTGCTCATGGCGATGGCCGTGGCGCTCATGTACTCGCCGCCGGTGGTCGTGGCACTGCAGGTGGCGCTGCTCGTCACCTTCCTGGCCTCGTCCGAGTTGCGCGCGCGCTTCGCCGCCGTATGCCGCCAGCCGATGGTGATCGGCATGTTCGCCTTCTACCTGATGCTGGTGGTCGCGGCGACCTACAGCATCGCGCCGCTGCCCGACGCCGCGCGCATGCTCAACGGCTGGCGCAAGCTGCTGCTGCTGCCGGCCGCCGCCGCGGTGTTCGACGACCCGGGTGCCAAGCTGCGCATTGCGCTGCTGCTGGTGATGGCCACCGTGATCGGCGCCCTGCTCTCCTATGGCAGCCTGCTTTCCGGCATCCCCCTGCAATCGAGCGATCCGATTCCCGGCATCGTGGCCCGCAACCACGCCACCCAGGGCATGCTGTTCGCCGTCGGCGCTTTCGTGGCGGCGGCGCTGGCGCAGTTCGGCCCCTTCGAACGGCGCGGCCGCGTGCTGCTGACCGCCGCCGCGGTGCTGCTGACCACCAACGTCGCCTTCACCACCCACGGGCGCAGCGGCTACCTGGTGCTGATGGCCTGCGCCCTGGCACTGGCGGTCTTTGCCCTGCGCCGCCCGTCGGCGCGCACGCGCTGGGTGGCGGTGGTGATGCTGGCCGCCGTCGTGGCCGTGCTGCTGGGCGCCCCGAAGGCGCAACAGCGCGTGCACCAGGCCGTGACGGAAATAAACACCTACTCGCAACTGCCCGACCGGACCGAGGTCGGCATCCGCGTGCATTTCTGGAAGAACACACTGGAGATGATCGGGCAGCGCCCCCTGCTGGGCGTGGGCACCGATGGTTTCCTGACCGCCTACCGGCACCAGGTAGCCGACAAGACAGGCGTGGCCGCCACCGAGACCTCTGACCCGCACAACCAGTTCCTCAAGATCGCGGCCGAACAGGGCCTGATCGGGCTGGCGGTCTTCCTGGCGTTCCTGCTGGCGACGGCGGTGCTGCAGCGGCCGGACCCGGTCTATCGCCTGCTGGGACTGGGCGTGCTGTTCGCCTGGTGCGCCAGCAGCATGGCCACCTCGCACTTCTCCACCTTCGCCGAGGGCACCTTCATCTACCTGTGGCTCGGCGCCATGCTCAGCGACCCGGGTTCAGTGCGCCGCCGCAAGACCTGA
- the msbA gene encoding lipid A export permease/ATP-binding protein MsbA, translating to MTRPDWSALRWLVPYFGRQRGVWAAAAVATIVTSATEPVLPALMKPFLDQGLQPGGFPLWWVPAALLLLFAVRGTAGFLADLALAKITQDGLVQLRRDMFARLLDAQLSLFKRQNATALSNALVFEVQNGATLLVNAVTGVLKDSVALIGLLVYLLYLNWQLTLIVFLIAPAVAWLIRTVSRRLYSIARRTQTATNDLAYVVEENVLAARVVRLHGAQAEQAERFFGLSTALRQLAMKTAVASASVTPLTHMLAAGALSVVICIALWQSRGGLTVGAFAAFITAMLMLIAPIKRLSEAANPISRGLAALQRGIDLIEQTPAESGGRYQAERADGRIVLQSVSVRYRDDAAPALDGVSLTVEPGEIVALVGPSGSGKTTLANLLPRFVQPTAGRVLLDGHDVAGWDLHSLRRQFALVSQDVVMFNDTLAANVTLGGTRDEDKLTRCIAAANLREVVAALPQGVETVVGHNAVTLSGGQRQRLAIARALYKDAPVLILDEATSALDTASERQVQEALQRLMAGRTTLIIAHRLSTIEHADRVVVLEHGRLAEAGTHDELLAREGLYARLHALQFGA from the coding sequence ATGACGCGCCCCGACTGGTCCGCGCTGCGCTGGCTCGTGCCCTATTTCGGCCGCCAGCGGGGCGTCTGGGCGGCCGCCGCGGTGGCGACCATCGTGACGTCCGCCACCGAGCCGGTGCTGCCGGCGCTGATGAAGCCTTTCCTCGACCAGGGCCTGCAGCCGGGCGGCTTTCCGCTGTGGTGGGTGCCGGCCGCGCTGCTGCTGCTGTTCGCGGTGCGCGGCACCGCCGGCTTCCTGGCCGATCTCGCGCTGGCCAAGATCACCCAGGACGGACTGGTGCAACTGCGGCGCGACATGTTCGCGCGACTGCTCGACGCCCAGCTCTCTCTGTTCAAGCGGCAGAACGCGACGGCCTTGTCCAATGCCCTGGTGTTCGAGGTGCAGAACGGCGCGACGCTGCTGGTCAACGCGGTCACCGGCGTGCTCAAGGACAGCGTGGCGCTGATCGGCCTGCTCGTCTACCTGCTGTACCTGAACTGGCAGCTCACCCTGATCGTGTTCCTGATCGCCCCGGCCGTCGCCTGGCTGATTCGGACCGTGTCGCGCCGCCTCTACAGCATCGCGCGCCGCACCCAGACGGCCACCAACGACCTGGCCTACGTGGTCGAAGAGAACGTGCTGGCCGCGCGCGTGGTGCGCCTGCACGGGGCCCAGGCCGAGCAGGCCGAGCGCTTCTTCGGCCTGAGCACTGCGCTGCGGCAGCTGGCGATGAAGACCGCGGTGGCCTCGGCCTCGGTCACGCCGCTGACGCACATGCTGGCCGCGGGCGCGCTCTCGGTCGTGATCTGCATCGCGCTGTGGCAAAGCCGCGGCGGCCTCACCGTGGGCGCCTTCGCCGCCTTCATCACGGCGATGCTGATGCTGATCGCCCCGATCAAGCGCCTGTCCGAGGCGGCCAACCCGATCTCGCGCGGCCTGGCGGCGCTGCAGCGCGGCATCGACCTGATCGAGCAGACGCCCGCCGAGTCGGGCGGGCGCTACCAGGCCGAGCGCGCCGATGGCCGCATCGTGCTGCAGTCGGTCAGCGTGCGCTACCGCGACGATGCCGCCCCGGCCCTGGATGGCGTCTCGCTCACCGTCGAGCCCGGCGAGATCGTGGCGCTGGTCGGGCCGTCCGGCTCCGGCAAGACGACCTTGGCGAACCTGCTGCCCCGCTTTGTCCAGCCGACGGCGGGCCGGGTGCTGCTGGATGGCCACGACGTCGCCGGCTGGGACCTGCACTCCCTGCGGCGCCAGTTCGCCCTGGTGAGCCAGGACGTGGTCATGTTCAACGACACGCTGGCCGCCAACGTCACGCTGGGCGGGACCCGCGACGAGGACAAGCTGACCCGCTGCATCGCCGCCGCCAACCTGCGTGAAGTGGTGGCGGCCCTGCCGCAGGGCGTGGAGACGGTCGTCGGCCACAACGCGGTGACGCTCTCGGGCGGGCAGCGCCAGCGGCTGGCCATTGCGCGGGCGCTGTACAAGGACGCGCCGGTGCTGATCCTGGACGAGGCCACCTCGGCGCTGGACACCGCCTCCGAGCGGCAGGTGCAGGAGGCGCTGCAGCGGCTGATGGCCGGCCGCACCACGCTGATCATTGCCCACCGGCTCTCGACCATCGAACATGCCGACCGCGTGGTGGTGCTTGAGCACGGCCGGCTGGCCGAAGCCGGCACGCACGACGAGCTGCTGGCGCGCGAGGGCCTGTACGCCCGGCTGCACGCGCTGCAATTCGGCGCATGA
- the purD gene encoding phosphoribosylamine--glycine ligase, with protein sequence MKVLVIGGGGREHALAWKLAQSPKVQAVYVAPGNGGTALDPRLENVPITDIPALRDWALANKIALTVVGPEAPLAAGVVDDFQAHGLRVFGPTRAAAQLESSKAFSKAFMRRHGIPTAEYETFSDPAEAHAYVDRQGAPIVIKADGLAAGKGVVVAMTREEAHEAIDFMLLDNKLGVTHNEGGARVVIEEFLQGEEASFIVLCDGANVTALATSQDHKRLLDHDMGPNTGGMGAYSPAPVVTPEIHARAMREIILPTIKGMREDGIPFSGFLYAGLMIDAAGRVKTLEFNCRMGDPETQPIMMRLKSDFFDVMMAATSGSLDQVELQWDRRTALGVVIAAAGYPLNPRKGDRVTGLPAAAEDAVVFHAGTAKTGEDILTSGGRVLCVTALADSVKAAQQRAYEVAQAIRFDGAHYRRDIGFRAARG encoded by the coding sequence ATGAAAGTACTTGTCATCGGCGGCGGCGGCCGCGAGCACGCGCTGGCCTGGAAGCTGGCGCAGTCGCCCAAGGTGCAGGCGGTGTACGTTGCCCCGGGCAACGGCGGCACGGCGCTGGATCCGCGGCTGGAGAACGTGCCGATCACCGACATCCCGGCGCTGCGCGACTGGGCGCTGGCCAACAAGATCGCGCTCACCGTGGTCGGCCCCGAGGCGCCGCTGGCCGCCGGCGTGGTGGACGACTTCCAGGCGCACGGCCTGCGCGTGTTCGGCCCGACCCGGGCGGCCGCGCAGCTGGAGAGCTCCAAGGCCTTCTCCAAGGCCTTCATGCGCCGCCATGGCATCCCCACGGCCGAGTACGAGACCTTCTCCGATCCCGCCGAGGCCCACGCCTATGTGGACCGGCAGGGCGCGCCCATCGTCATCAAGGCCGACGGCCTGGCCGCGGGCAAGGGCGTTGTGGTGGCGATGACCCGGGAGGAAGCGCATGAGGCGATCGACTTCATGCTGCTGGACAACAAGCTGGGCGTGACCCACAACGAGGGCGGCGCCCGCGTGGTGATCGAGGAGTTCCTGCAGGGCGAGGAGGCGAGCTTCATCGTCCTGTGCGACGGCGCCAACGTCACGGCGCTGGCGACCTCGCAGGACCACAAGCGGCTGCTCGACCACGACATGGGCCCCAACACCGGGGGCATGGGCGCCTATTCGCCGGCGCCGGTGGTCACGCCGGAGATCCACGCCCGGGCGATGCGCGAGATCATCCTGCCCACCATCAAGGGCATGCGCGAGGACGGCATCCCGTTCAGCGGCTTTCTCTACGCCGGCCTCATGATCGATGCCGCCGGCCGGGTCAAGACGCTGGAGTTCAACTGCCGCATGGGTGACCCCGAGACCCAGCCCATCATGATGCGGCTGAAGTCCGACTTCTTCGACGTGATGATGGCCGCCACCTCGGGCAGCCTGGACCAGGTCGAGCTGCAATGGGACCGCCGCACCGCGCTGGGCGTGGTGATCGCCGCCGCCGGCTATCCGCTCAATCCGCGCAAGGGCGACCGGGTCACCGGACTGCCGGCCGCGGCCGAAGACGCCGTGGTGTTCCACGCCGGCACGGCCAAGACGGGCGAGGACATCCTCACCAGCGGCGGCCGGGTGCTGTGCGTGACGGCGCTGGCCGACAGCGTGAAGGCAGCGCAGCAGCGTGCCTATGAGGTGGCCCAGGCCATCCGTTTCGACGGCGCGCATTACCGCCGGGACATCGGTTTCCGTGCCGCCCGCGGCTGA